From the genome of Emys orbicularis isolate rEmyOrb1 chromosome 17, rEmyOrb1.hap1, whole genome shotgun sequence, one region includes:
- the VKORC1L1 gene encoding vitamin K epoxide reductase complex subunit 1-like protein 1, with product MAAPVLLRVSVPRWERVARYVVCAAGILLSLYACHLEREKGLDLHYRALCDISERVRCSAAIASRWGRGFGLLGSIFGKDSAINQPNSVFGLVFYILQMLLGMTASAVAALILMTSSIVSVVGSLYLAYILYFVLKEFCIICVITYLLNFILFIINYKRLVYLNEAWKRQLQPKQE from the exons atggCGGCGCCCGTCCTGCTGCGAGTGTCGGTGCCGCGCTGGGAGCGGGTGGCCCGCTACGTGGTGTGCGCGGCCGGCATTCTGCTCTCGCTCTACGCCTGCCACCTGGAGCGGGAGAAGGGCCTGGACCTCCACTACCGGGCCCTGTGTGACATCAGCGAGCGGGTCCGCTGCTCCGCCGCCATCGCCTCCCG ATGGGGTCGAGGATTTGGTCTGTTGGGTTCCATCTTTGGAAAGGACAGTGCAATAAATCAGCCAAACAGTGTCTTTGGACTTGTATTTTATATTCTACAAATGTTACTTG GTATGACAGCAAGTGCAGTAGCAGCTCTAATCCTCATGACATCCTCCATAGTGTCAGTAGTAGGGTCATTGTACCTGGCATACATTCTGTACTTTGTGCTGAAGGAATTTTGCATTATATGCGTCATCACATATTTGCTGAACTTCATTCTCTTTATCATCAACTACAAACGACTAGTTTACTTGAATGAGGCCTGGAAACGGCAACTCCAACCCAAACAGGAATAA
- the NUPR2 gene encoding nuclear protein 2 has translation MREPGAREEPEGLDAASARPQKAAPPGAEEPEEAEARYDPYEWYNVREWSGPRGPGSGGKGRSRRERELRTNRYLPAGHERKIAQKLRNSQAKRRRREQRGPRSTRAGRRSARAE, from the exons ATGCGAGAGCCAGGGGCCCGGGAGGAGCCCGAGGGCCTGGACGCCGCCAGTGCCAGGCCGCAGAAGGCAGCGCCCCCTGGGGCGGAGGAGCCCGAGGAGGCCGAGGCCCGCTACGATCCGTACGAGTGGTACAACGTGCGGGAGTGGAGCGGGCCGCGGGGCCCGGGCTCCGGCGGGAAGGGCCGCAGCCGCCGGGAGAGGGAGCTGCGCACCAACCGCTACCTCCCCGCCGGCCACGAGAGGAAGATCGCACAAAAGCTGCGCAACAGCCAGGCCAAGCGGCGCCGCCGGGAGCAGCGCGGGCCTCGCTCCACACGGGCCGGGAGGCGCAGCGCCAGG GCTGAATAG
- the CHCHD2 gene encoding coiled-coil-helix-coiled-coil-helix domain-containing protein 2 has product MPRGSRSRTSRMAPPASRAPQMRAAPPPPAARAAVPAPAPASAVASPAAAPRQPGLMAQMATTAAGVAVGSAVGHTLGHAMTGGFGGGSSSEAARPDITYQEPQAAQPAYQQQSQYPPCQYEMKQFLECAQNQSDLKLCEGFSEVLKQCRFANGLS; this is encoded by the exons ATGCCGAGGGGTAGCAGGAGCCGCACGTCCCGCATGGCGCCCCCGGCCAG TCGTGCACCGCAAATGAGAgctgcacccccgccccctgcagctcgtGCTGCAGTACCAGCACCTGCCCCTGCATCTGCAGTGGCGTCTCCTGCTGCTGCACCAAGGCAGCCTGGTCTGATGGCACAGATGGCTACAACAGCTGCAGGAGTAGCAGTAGGCTCAGCTGTAGGACACACACTGGGTCATGCCATGACAGGAGGATTTGGTGGAGGAAGCAGCTCTGAAGCTGCAAGGCCTGACATTACTTACCAG GAGCCTCAAGCAGCCCAGCCTGCATACCAGCAGCAGTCCCAGTACCCCCCCTGCCAGTATGAAATGAAGCAGTTTTTGGAGTGTGCACAGAACCAGAGTGACCTCAAACTGTGTGAGGGCTTCAGCGAGGTGTTGAAGCAATGCAGGTTTGCTAATG GTTTATCCTAA